A stretch of the Sphingobacterium thalpophilum genome encodes the following:
- the pdxH gene encoding pyridoxamine 5'-phosphate oxidase, with the protein MSIQHKDIAAIRQDYVLGNLSESDVDHDPVRQFKRWFDEAVHSEVIEPNAMVLSTVSAHHMPSSRVVLMKDIVDEGLVFFTNYESRKGEEMRANPHASLLFFWPELQRQVRIEGVIDFVNESDSEEYFQSRPKGSRLGAIASPQSQEIPNRHYLEVKVEELARQYEDSDFVPRPIHWGGYLLKPIYFEFWQGRASRLHDRIVYKKIADSWKITRLAP; encoded by the coding sequence ATGTCCATTCAACATAAAGATATTGCTGCGATCCGACAGGATTATGTATTGGGTAATCTTTCGGAGTCTGATGTGGACCACGACCCAGTCCGACAGTTTAAAAGATGGTTTGATGAGGCGGTTCACAGTGAAGTAATCGAACCAAACGCCATGGTATTATCCACAGTGTCTGCTCATCATATGCCCTCATCGCGTGTTGTTCTAATGAAAGACATTGTCGATGAAGGTCTGGTTTTTTTTACCAATTACGAGAGCCGAAAAGGCGAAGAGATGCGGGCCAACCCACATGCGTCCCTACTATTCTTTTGGCCTGAACTGCAACGACAGGTACGAATAGAAGGTGTGATTGACTTTGTTAACGAGTCTGACTCAGAGGAGTACTTTCAGTCTCGCCCCAAGGGTAGTCGTCTTGGTGCAATTGCGTCGCCGCAAAGCCAGGAAATTCCCAACCGGCATTATTTGGAAGTGAAGGTCGAGGAGCTTGCGCGACAGTATGAGGATAGCGATTTTGTTCCCAGGCCTATACACTGGGGTGGCTACCTACTGAAGCCGATCTATTTTGAGTTTTGGCAAGGGCGCGCAAGCCGCTTGCACGATCGCATTGTTTATAAAAAAATAGCAGATTCTTGGAAAATCACACGCTTAGCACCCTAA
- a CDS encoding NADH-quinone oxidoreductase subunit C codes for MTFDEIKSKLVAAFGPAVVLREETSGLQPALFISCEHLVDICHFLRDTEGLYFDFLSNLSAVDYIDHFTVVYHLNSLPYRHTLVLKVELLAANRSLDELPEIPSVTSVWRTADWHEREAFDLMGIYFDGHPDLRRILMPDDWEGHPLRKDYKDAEKYHGININ; via the coding sequence ATGACTTTTGACGAAATAAAATCCAAGCTTGTTGCAGCGTTCGGGCCTGCAGTAGTGCTTCGGGAAGAGACCTCAGGCTTGCAACCCGCTTTGTTCATTAGTTGTGAACATCTGGTTGATATCTGTCACTTCTTGCGGGACACGGAAGGCCTATATTTTGATTTTTTGAGTAACCTTTCCGCTGTAGATTATATAGACCATTTCACTGTTGTATATCATCTCAACTCGCTACCCTATCGGCATACGCTCGTGCTGAAAGTCGAATTGCTTGCTGCAAATCGTTCGTTAGACGAGCTACCGGAAATCCCCTCGGTAACGTCAGTATGGCGTACAGCAGACTGGCATGAACGGGAAGCCTTTGATCTCATGGGCATCTATTTCGATGGACATCCTGATCTGAGGAGAATACTTATGCCAGATGATTGGGAAGGGCATCCCTTA
- a CDS encoding YqgE/AlgH family protein, with protein MFNELDPQKGSLLISEPFMLDPRFLRSVILLCDYNDEGCLGFVLNTKTNVRIGQLLTTVPDCDFPIYLGGPVAQESLFFVHSRFDLLLSGEEVAPGIYFGGDEDKLIDALRSHSIQHSELKFFIGYSGWASGQLARELQENSWAVQNKYRQEIIFEGDGELLWKDAVIGLGPKYAHVANFPKSPELN; from the coding sequence ATGTTTAACGAATTAGATCCACAAAAAGGCAGCTTACTGATCTCCGAACCATTTATGCTTGATCCGCGTTTCCTACGGTCAGTCATTTTACTCTGCGACTACAACGACGAAGGATGTCTGGGCTTTGTCTTAAATACTAAAACCAATGTACGTATCGGTCAACTGCTGACAACGGTACCCGACTGCGATTTCCCGATCTATCTCGGGGGCCCTGTAGCCCAAGAGAGCTTATTTTTTGTACACAGTCGTTTTGACCTTTTACTCAGCGGCGAAGAAGTCGCGCCCGGAATTTATTTTGGTGGCGATGAGGATAAACTGATCGATGCCCTGCGGTCTCATAGCATTCAGCATAGTGAACTCAAATTTTTTATAGGCTACTCGGGCTGGGCTTCTGGCCAGCTGGCTCGTGAACTTCAGGAAAATAGCTGGGCTGTGCAAAACAAATATCGTCAGGAGATTATCTTTGAGGGAGATGGTGAACTCCTTTGGAAAGACGCCGTTATTGGGTTGGGCCCCAAATATGCCCATGTTGCTAATTTTCCGAAAAGCCCTGAGTTGAACTAA